In one window of Tachypleus tridentatus isolate NWPU-2018 chromosome 2, ASM421037v1, whole genome shotgun sequence DNA:
- the LOC143242479 gene encoding uncharacterized protein LOC143242479: MTGYELRLKIADVKKPCFQFLFEPGIETTISKMRFLTVVLFTVCLISFAKAYAYVEKVEERNGGCYHPDIGHIANGGVVYNDKECEQRKCTLGEAGPIISTYGCGVISIKDPNCKLLPGEGSYPSCCPAPVCKKPNQE; this comes from the exons ATGACAGGATATGAGCTAAGGCTAAAGATAGCAGACGTGAAAAAACCTTGTTTTCAATTTCTCTTTGAACCAGGAATAGAAACAACGATTTCGAAGATGAGATTTCTGACAGTGGTCCTCTTTACAGTATGTCTTATCAGTTTTGCTAAGGCATATGCATATGTCGAAAAAGTGGAAGAAAGAAATG GTGGCTGTTACCATCCTGATATTGGACATATTGCCAACGGAGGTGTCGTATATAATGATAAAGAATGCGAGCAGAGAAAATGCACTTTGGGAGAGGCTGGACCTATTATTTCCACATATGG ttgCGGTGTTATCAGTATCAAAGATCCAAACTGCAAACTGCTGCCCGGAGAAGGAAGTTATCCATCGTGCTGCCCTGCCCCAGTTTGCAAGAAACCGAATCAAGAATAA
- the LOC143235524 gene encoding toxin-like protein 14 produces MKILMLNLVTLCFLSFVTTYVYIKKVEKKNGGCYDSDFGHVDNHDVLYNDRCERLDCDADGDEAFLYGAGCGTISIDNTKCKLLPGEGHYPYCCPAPVCASSYK; encoded by the exons ATGAAGATACTGATGTTAAACCTAGTCACTCTTTGCTTTCTTAGTTTTGTAACgacatatgtatacataaaaaaagtagagaaaaaaaatg GTGGCTGTTATGATTCTGATTTTGGCCATGTTGACAATCACGACGTCTTGTACAATGACAGATGTGAGCGATTAGATTGTGATGCAGACGGAGATGAAGCGTTTCTTTATGGAGCAGG gTGTGGTACTATTAGTATCGACAATACTAAATGCAAGCTGTTACCAGGAGAAGGCCACTATCCATATTGTTGCCCCGCTCCAGTATGTGCGTCATCATATAAATGA
- the LOC143242484 gene encoding uncharacterized protein LOC143242484, with protein MNRVTFIIVVLCLINFATAFVFIQRVEKINGGCYHADFGQIENGGVAYDDKNCVSLTCDADGPEALLHGKGCGSYGFDKENCKLVPGKGHHPLCCPVPVCKKPATV; from the exons ATGAACCGAGTTACCTTCATTATCGTTGTGTTGTGTCTTATTAACTTTGCAACAGCCTTCGTTTTTATACAAAGGGTGGAGAAAATAAAtg gtgGCTGCTACCACGCTGATTTTGGACAGATTGAAAACGGAGGTGTGGCTTACGACGACAAGAATTGTGTAAGTCTGACATGTGATGCAGACGGACCTGAAGCCCTTCTTCATGGAAAAGG CTGTGGTTCATATGGTTTTGACAAAGAAAACTGCAAGCTAGTGCCCGGGAAAGGGCATCACCCTTTATGTTGCCCTGTACCGGTATGCAAGAAGCCAGCTACAGTATAA